In the Leptospira sp. WS4.C2 genome, one interval contains:
- a CDS encoding acyl-CoA dehydrogenase family protein, translating into MDFSITDEQKALRDLARDFAKNEMIPKAEHHDHTGEYPKEILKKAFDVGLMNMHIPAEYGGAGLGVLDELIASEELFYGCSGMATAILANNLALAPVLLGADDYVMKKFIQPMSETFTLAAYAVTEPGAGSDVAGIRTVAKRVGDEYIINGSKMWITNAGHADWFFVLAKTDPNAGHKGMTGFIVDAKSPGIIVGKKEKNMGQRCSDTRGVTFEDVKVPKENMIGKEGDGFKIAMGAFDKTRPAVAIGAVGVARAALDHSIRYANTRNAFGKPISVNQGVSFMIAEMARDIEAGRLLCWQSAWLIDSGYRNTYQASIAKVFCADMAMRVTTDAVQIFGGYGFNEEYPVEKLMRDAKIFQIYEGTSQIQRVIISKFLNDGVGIETPNA; encoded by the coding sequence ATCGACTTTTCCATCACCGATGAACAAAAAGCCCTCCGCGATTTAGCGAGAGATTTCGCCAAAAATGAAATGATTCCTAAGGCGGAACACCATGACCACACAGGTGAATATCCGAAAGAAATTTTAAAGAAAGCTTTTGACGTAGGCCTGATGAATATGCACATCCCAGCCGAATACGGTGGTGCAGGCCTTGGTGTTTTGGACGAACTCATCGCTTCAGAAGAGTTGTTTTATGGTTGTTCGGGAATGGCCACTGCCATCCTAGCAAACAATCTTGCATTAGCGCCTGTTTTGTTAGGCGCTGATGATTATGTAATGAAAAAATTCATCCAACCAATGTCGGAAACCTTTACTCTTGCCGCTTATGCAGTAACAGAACCTGGAGCAGGATCTGACGTTGCTGGAATCCGCACCGTAGCAAAACGAGTGGGTGATGAATACATCATCAATGGATCCAAAATGTGGATCACAAACGCAGGTCATGCGGATTGGTTTTTTGTTTTAGCAAAAACAGATCCAAATGCCGGTCACAAAGGGATGACAGGCTTTATCGTCGATGCTAAATCTCCTGGTATCATAGTCGGAAAAAAAGAAAAAAATATGGGTCAACGTTGTTCCGACACTCGCGGTGTGACCTTCGAAGATGTAAAAGTTCCTAAAGAAAACATGATCGGTAAAGAAGGGGACGGATTCAAAATTGCCATGGGTGCTTTTGATAAAACTCGTCCAGCCGTTGCGATTGGAGCTGTTGGTGTGGCTCGTGCGGCCCTTGATCATTCCATCCGTTATGCAAACACTCGTAATGCGTTTGGAAAACCTATTTCTGTCAACCAAGGTGTTAGTTTTATGATCGCTGAAATGGCAAGGGACATTGAAGCAGGAAGACTACTCTGTTGGCAATCTGCTTGGCTTATCGATAGCGGATACAGGAATACATACCAAGCATCCATTGCAAAAGTATTTTGTGCTGATATGGCAATGCGTGTCACTACCGATGCAGTTCAAATCTTTGGTGGTTACGGATTTAACGAAGAATACCCTGTAGAAAAATTAATGCGCGATGCTAAAATTTTCCAAATCTACGAAGGTACTTCACAAATCCAACGTGTGATCATTTCCAAATTTCTAAATGACGGGGTTGGGATCGAAACTCCTAACGCGTAA
- a CDS encoding aminodeoxychorismate/anthranilate synthase component II, whose protein sequence is MFLLIDNYDSFTYILYQYLNQIIPTTVMRHDEDLPLDLQKNYKAVVLSPGPGLPKTSGKLMSHLSSMYETMPVLGICLGHQAIGEMFGASLEQTPDVFHGRPSEILHNGEGVFKNIPNGFLANRYHSWTVSKVSFPSELEVTAETKDGVIMGIRHRKWNKVFGVQFHPESILTEYGETLLRNFYEEVIQ, encoded by the coding sequence ATGTTCCTTCTCATCGACAATTACGACTCATTCACTTATATTCTGTACCAATACCTGAACCAAATCATACCAACTACTGTCATGCGGCATGATGAAGACCTACCCCTGGACTTACAAAAAAATTACAAGGCAGTTGTTTTGTCACCTGGACCCGGCCTTCCTAAAACTTCAGGAAAACTCATGTCACATTTAAGCTCAATGTATGAGACAATGCCCGTGCTTGGAATTTGTCTCGGTCACCAAGCCATTGGAGAAATGTTCGGCGCTAGTTTGGAACAAACACCCGATGTGTTTCATGGACGGCCCTCTGAGATCTTACACAATGGCGAAGGTGTTTTTAAAAACATTCCTAACGGTTTTTTAGCGAACCGTTACCATTCCTGGACGGTATCGAAAGTTTCTTTTCCGAGCGAATTGGAAGTGACAGCCGAAACGAAAGATGGAGTCATAATGGGAATTCGTCACAGAAAATGGAATAAGGTCTTTGGGGTTCAGTTCCATCCAGAATCCATCCTCACCGAGTATGGGGAAACCTTACTTCGTAACTTCTATGAGGAAGTAATCCAATGA
- a CDS encoding ABC transporter ATP-binding protein, translating to MKYFLRLLSYSVHYRERFVLGLVFALLTAVLNGISLTALIPLFDSLGGDKNNRFHLDLTLPEKTILVQEVLLGADSLDGLERIKRVIISAKLQINEFTADMEPKEVVWAVCIAVFPLYLLKLGTYLLSVYCIATAGYKAVRDIRQELFQKVQRLPLTYFYKEKTGLIMSRVINDAEIVAAVISSNLRDAVINFFYVLTHLMILIYLNSELLVLACLTIPVVILPVTLFTRKISSSTARFQEKIADLNSHIQEFISGIKVIRTFRQENQDLKKFDHINYRVYRRTFKGQFYLQMAPSLVELTSSIVVLGYFAMGAKFIYSGKFTQGEFMAFLLTLLFLLRPLTQLSQMVGKITQANSAGKRIFEIIDRDSEVVEHGDETVLEKIEDGIQFEDIHFSYPGTNQEVLKGINLDIKLGETYAFVGTSGSGKSTLMDLIPRFFDPTAGKIRIDGMDIRNYSLNSLRKKIGIVTQEIFLFHGTIADNIAYGTGAASRKEVVRAARLANAHDFITKMEKGYDTVIGVRGLDLSGGQRQRLVIARALLRNAEIMILDEATSALDAESERLVSRALERLFKNRTTFIIAHRLSTVRRVKNIVVIEEGEIKEQGDHDSLLAANGIYKKLYDSQFADAEI from the coding sequence ATGAAGTATTTTTTAAGACTGTTGTCCTATTCTGTGCATTACCGAGAACGATTTGTTTTGGGTTTGGTATTTGCGCTCTTGACAGCCGTCCTGAATGGTATTTCTCTTACAGCCCTTATCCCCCTCTTTGATTCGTTAGGTGGTGACAAAAACAATCGTTTCCATTTGGATTTAACTCTTCCAGAAAAAACCATCTTAGTGCAGGAAGTATTACTCGGTGCAGATAGTTTGGATGGGCTCGAACGTATCAAACGTGTAATCATCTCAGCAAAACTCCAAATCAACGAGTTTACAGCCGATATGGAGCCTAAGGAAGTGGTTTGGGCTGTTTGTATTGCTGTTTTTCCCCTTTATCTACTGAAACTCGGAACCTATCTTTTATCTGTCTATTGTATTGCCACCGCAGGATATAAAGCGGTGAGAGACATTCGCCAAGAGTTATTCCAAAAAGTCCAAAGGTTACCTCTGACTTATTTTTATAAAGAAAAAACCGGTCTTATCATGAGCCGTGTCATTAACGATGCGGAAATTGTGGCTGCCGTCATTTCAAGTAACTTACGTGATGCGGTGATTAACTTTTTTTATGTTTTAACGCACCTAATGATTCTTATTTATCTAAATTCAGAATTATTAGTCTTAGCTTGTCTTACGATTCCGGTTGTGATATTGCCGGTAACACTTTTCACTAGAAAAATTTCTTCCTCCACTGCCCGGTTCCAAGAAAAAATCGCCGACTTGAATAGCCATATCCAAGAATTCATTTCGGGGATTAAGGTCATCCGAACCTTTCGCCAGGAAAATCAAGACCTTAAAAAATTCGATCATATCAACTATAGAGTCTACCGTCGGACTTTCAAAGGACAGTTTTACTTACAAATGGCACCGAGTCTTGTGGAGTTGACATCTTCCATTGTGGTTCTCGGGTATTTTGCTATGGGTGCTAAATTCATTTATTCGGGTAAGTTCACACAAGGGGAGTTTATGGCCTTCCTCCTTACCTTGTTATTTTTACTTCGCCCTCTTACTCAACTTTCGCAAATGGTGGGTAAAATCACCCAAGCCAATTCCGCAGGAAAACGTATTTTTGAAATCATCGATCGGGATTCCGAAGTAGTAGAACATGGAGACGAAACAGTTCTCGAAAAAATAGAAGACGGAATCCAATTTGAAGACATTCATTTTTCTTATCCAGGAACGAACCAAGAAGTCCTCAAAGGAATCAACCTAGATATCAAACTAGGCGAAACTTATGCCTTTGTGGGAACCAGTGGTTCAGGTAAATCGACACTGATGGATTTAATTCCTCGGTTCTTTGATCCTACAGCCGGTAAAATTAGAATCGATGGAATGGATATCCGCAACTATTCCCTTAACTCACTTCGTAAAAAAATTGGAATTGTGACTCAGGAGATTTTCCTCTTCCACGGAACCATTGCAGATAACATTGCTTATGGGACTGGGGCTGCTTCTCGAAAGGAAGTGGTTCGTGCTGCTCGTCTTGCCAATGCCCATGACTTCATTACCAAAATGGAAAAAGGATACGATACGGTCATTGGGGTTCGAGGGCTTGATCTCAGTGGGGGACAAAGGCAACGTTTAGTGATTGCTCGCGCTTTGTTACGAAATGCGGAGATTATGATTCTAGATGAAGCAACGAGCGCCCTGGATGCGGAATCGGAACGTTTGGTCAGTCGTGCCCTAGAGCGCCTCTTTAAAAATAGAACTACTTTTATCATTGCTCACCGCCTCTCTACAGTGCGCCGTGTGAAAAATATTGTTGTAATTGAAGAGGGTGAGATCAAAGAACAAGGGGATCACGATTCCCTATTGGCAGCAAATGGAATTTATAAAAAATTATACGATAGTCAATTTGCCGATGCGGAGATCTAA
- a CDS encoding response regulator → MMKRVLIVDDNDRYANNLKSYFDSKNIPSDRAVDAKEGLVLFSKNPNYDMIVSDVTMETQTSGLWMMRKIYKSDYKGVLVIASTGFDVFGVMPFSSLFLPWFCGLHWMIPKVPLKQGTVEWVPTVLTKGKISPF, encoded by the coding sequence ATTATGAAAAGAGTTTTAATAGTTGATGATAATGATCGTTATGCGAATAATCTAAAATCATATTTTGATTCAAAAAATATCCCATCTGACAGAGCAGTAGATGCCAAAGAAGGACTTGTCCTTTTTTCTAAAAATCCAAATTACGATATGATTGTTTCTGATGTAACAATGGAAACCCAAACCTCTGGGCTTTGGATGATGCGTAAAATTTACAAATCCGATTACAAGGGTGTTCTCGTCATCGCCTCTACTGGATTTGATGTATTCGGTGTGATGCCTTTTTCTTCTTTGTTTTTACCTTGGTTTTGTGGCCTTCATTGGATGATTCCCAAAGTGCCACTCAAACAAGGAACGGTAGAATGGGTTCCCACCGTTCTTACCAAAGGAAAAATTAGTCCTTTCTAG
- a CDS encoding HEAT repeat domain-containing protein yields MFQKGQDIIWKSSLWVVLVLLISCSTSKPYQLTDVSPKYKEYQGSDLDPHKAKDVIIPVTNNRKYDEFIQEAHKAIALLEFGENVALRADSKKTVGEPVEKEMQAAAYLEEDLPQIIAKLPGLIQTNQDLIDSTPNDFDGPAIGRVSYELGNILDSLKQNSPKAIGIQNAIRNIRSDSNNYKQNKDIADADIKPVEVDPIIIDNNKEKPKKPLKISPKKEDNTNKISIKRLNRKTKVTGKAKVDNQINELVKKEEEEVLSDEEKKDREYTEQIRNGLVQVFQWEYYRKPKNLEKILATHPIPRVRSAAALALGRLKAGRVSLQNAIDKDGYQVRPAAYKALSDLGDKRSLSYFIAGTKAEDPEVIAVSYEGLGKTKDPAGREMILTTGLASEYVVIVSGALRGLAYHKLDADVEVFDKFLKSNEQEIKEAALEALAIHGSRESLRILERVVAEEPNLALLAVDEISKKPSLSATFALIRLNESQTDEKINKRIGESLLRRKAFGKYAIILIEDDYLRSEPNERSRPVSYIKNKEIGLILSETKKEFAVRVGEDILTDKYIQVKMESTLPGASGAFVTGWVFYPKLDIIEVKQLGSDGNSGKYSNLKKGKHNNLFNPIEEIKVPRKD; encoded by the coding sequence ATGTTTCAAAAGGGTCAAGACATAATTTGGAAGAGCAGTTTATGGGTGGTCCTTGTTTTATTGATAAGTTGTTCCACATCAAAACCTTACCAGTTAACAGACGTTTCACCAAAGTATAAAGAATACCAAGGAAGTGATTTAGATCCTCATAAAGCGAAAGATGTAATCATCCCGGTAACCAATAACCGCAAATATGATGAGTTTATCCAAGAAGCACATAAGGCAATTGCCTTATTAGAATTTGGTGAGAACGTAGCTCTTCGTGCTGATAGCAAAAAAACTGTGGGGGAACCTGTCGAAAAAGAGATGCAAGCAGCAGCTTATTTGGAAGAAGACCTTCCTCAGATCATAGCCAAACTTCCAGGACTGATTCAAACTAACCAGGATTTGATAGATAGCACTCCCAATGATTTTGATGGGCCCGCCATTGGACGAGTGAGTTATGAATTAGGTAATATTTTAGATTCGCTAAAACAAAACAGTCCGAAAGCGATTGGAATCCAAAATGCCATTCGGAACATTCGATCTGATTCTAATAATTACAAACAGAACAAAGATATCGCTGATGCTGATATCAAACCTGTTGAAGTAGATCCGATAATTATTGATAACAATAAAGAAAAACCGAAAAAACCTCTAAAAATTTCCCCGAAGAAAGAAGACAATACTAATAAAATTTCCATCAAACGCCTAAATCGCAAAACGAAAGTTACTGGTAAAGCGAAAGTGGACAACCAAATTAATGAATTAGTTAAAAAGGAAGAGGAAGAAGTTCTCTCTGATGAAGAAAAAAAAGACAGAGAGTATACAGAACAAATTCGTAATGGACTGGTTCAGGTATTCCAATGGGAATACTATCGTAAACCTAAGAACTTAGAGAAAATTCTAGCAACACATCCTATTCCCCGTGTTCGTTCTGCAGCAGCTCTTGCTCTGGGTCGCCTCAAAGCAGGTCGTGTGAGTTTACAGAATGCTATTGATAAAGATGGATACCAAGTAAGACCTGCTGCTTACAAAGCACTTTCAGATCTTGGGGACAAACGATCCCTTTCCTATTTTATCGCAGGTACCAAGGCTGAAGATCCCGAAGTAATTGCTGTCAGTTACGAAGGACTCGGGAAAACAAAAGATCCAGCCGGCCGAGAAATGATCCTTACAACTGGTCTTGCTTCTGAGTATGTGGTGATTGTTTCTGGAGCACTCCGAGGGCTCGCTTATCACAAATTAGATGCTGATGTGGAAGTGTTTGATAAGTTTTTAAAATCCAACGAACAAGAAATCAAAGAAGCTGCCCTCGAAGCTCTTGCTATTCACGGAAGTCGGGAAAGTCTTAGAATTTTAGAACGAGTTGTGGCAGAAGAACCAAACCTTGCTCTTTTGGCCGTGGATGAAATCAGTAAAAAACCATCTCTCTCAGCAACTTTTGCTCTCATTCGATTGAACGAATCCCAAACAGACGAAAAAATAAACAAACGAATTGGGGAATCTTTACTGAGACGAAAAGCCTTCGGAAAATATGCCATCATTCTCATTGAGGATGACTATCTCAGATCAGAACCTAACGAACGTTCGAGACCAGTATCTTATATCAAAAATAAAGAAATTGGTCTAATCCTTTCTGAAACGAAAAAGGAATTTGCCGTTCGCGTTGGGGAAGATATCCTCACCGATAAATACATTCAGGTGAAAATGGAGTCCACTCTTCCCGGAGCAAGTGGTGCCTTTGTCACAGGTTGGGTGTTCTATCCAAAACTGGATATCATCGAAGTAAAACAACTAGGAAGTGACGGAAATTCAGGTAAGTATTCCAACTTAAAAAAAGGAAAACACAACAATCTCTTCAACCCAATCGAAGAGATCAAAGTTCCTAGAAAGGACTAA
- the hflX gene encoding GTPase HflX, whose product MDLARLVGEISVEIGRQVGLLIERSGYVTHLIVGNDHSIEIPHLDRYRVAHSRLRGLRLFHTHLKEHPLNQEDLMDLVLNRFDSITAACVGSDGIPKFFFSAFINPDPEAKEPWILSPKQYPGQLKYGYLEQVEALESEFTKKTSTLKTSQKENRAFLVGVYDVRKMKRSPDHSMAELKELCRTAGIHVVDTYIQKRDPDPKTVVGKGKLQEIILTSVHKDIEHLIFDLELTPSQAKKISDASDLKIIDRTQLILDIFSKNAKSRDGKLQVELAQLKYLKNRLSELDDNMSRLTGGIGGRGPGETKLEIGNRRVEEKITRLENELKDLKRRRELNRKSRTRNEIPIVGIVGYTNAGKSTLLNALTNSTVIAEDKLFATLDPTTRRIRFPEEREIIISDTVGFIHDLPPDLSQAFKATLEELGDADLLLHVVDSTNPNYAEQMEAVDTILNSLQLNEIPRMVVFNKADGLDEETYASFEKNGSLLVSAVTRNGLPNLLGLIEEEIWKTKEQKPLATTPS is encoded by the coding sequence ATGGACCTAGCTAGGCTCGTAGGTGAGATTTCAGTAGAAATCGGTAGGCAAGTGGGCCTTCTGATCGAACGCTCAGGTTATGTCACTCACCTGATCGTAGGAAATGATCATTCGATCGAAATTCCGCATTTAGACCGCTACCGTGTTGCCCATTCGAGATTACGAGGGCTTCGTCTTTTTCATACACATCTCAAAGAACACCCGTTAAACCAAGAAGATCTTATGGACCTTGTCCTCAACCGTTTTGATTCCATTACGGCTGCTTGTGTTGGTTCTGACGGAATTCCCAAATTCTTTTTTTCAGCCTTTATCAATCCTGATCCAGAAGCCAAAGAACCGTGGATCCTTTCTCCCAAACAATATCCAGGACAATTGAAATACGGATATTTAGAGCAAGTAGAAGCATTAGAATCCGAATTCACAAAAAAAACATCAACCCTCAAAACCTCTCAAAAAGAAAACCGAGCTTTCCTTGTGGGTGTTTATGATGTTCGAAAGATGAAACGTTCACCTGACCATTCCATGGCGGAACTGAAAGAACTCTGTCGCACAGCAGGAATTCATGTTGTAGATACCTATATCCAAAAAAGAGATCCCGATCCCAAAACTGTTGTGGGAAAAGGAAAATTACAAGAGATCATTTTAACTTCTGTTCATAAAGACATTGAACACTTGATTTTTGATTTGGAACTCACACCTTCGCAAGCAAAGAAGATATCCGATGCCAGTGATTTAAAAATCATCGATCGAACCCAACTGATCTTAGATATTTTTTCCAAAAATGCAAAATCGAGAGATGGAAAACTTCAAGTGGAACTGGCCCAACTCAAATACTTGAAAAATAGACTTTCTGAATTGGATGACAATATGAGTCGCCTAACAGGAGGTATTGGTGGTAGAGGGCCTGGGGAAACCAAGTTGGAAATTGGAAACAGACGAGTGGAAGAAAAAATCACTCGTTTGGAAAATGAACTTAAAGATCTCAAACGCCGTAGGGAACTCAATCGAAAGTCTCGTACGAGAAATGAAATCCCCATTGTCGGCATTGTCGGTTATACCAACGCTGGAAAGTCCACTCTCCTCAATGCTTTAACCAATTCTACAGTGATTGCCGAAGACAAATTATTTGCAACTCTGGATCCTACAACCAGGCGCATTCGTTTTCCTGAAGAAAGAGAAATTATCATCTCCGATACCGTAGGATTTATCCATGACCTGCCTCCCGATTTGTCTCAAGCTTTCAAAGCCACGCTTGAAGAATTAGGGGATGCGGATCTCCTTCTTCATGTGGTAGATTCCACAAATCCTAATTATGCGGAACAAATGGAAGCTGTAGATACGATTCTCAATTCTTTACAGTTGAATGAAATTCCAAGGATGGTGGTTTTTAACAAAGCTGATGGACTCGATGAAGAAACTTATGCTTCTTTCGAAAAAAATGGATCCTTACTTGTTTCTGCTGTCACTCGTAATGGATTACCAAATCTTTTGGGTTTGATTGAAGAAGAGATATGGAAAACAAAAGAACAAAAACCTCTGGCAACTACACCCAGTTAG
- a CDS encoding STAS domain-containing protein: protein MANLQFPSLDLKTEFVDIKGERVLVVSFVGQITNTNAYEINRNISVIFRDAVYNIILELTKLEYINSIGVATLIGIIKTVESNHGKILIGGLNHFLENVIRLMDLPGKVKILNTKEEAISNWV from the coding sequence ATGGCGAATTTACAATTTCCGTCCCTCGACCTAAAAACAGAATTCGTCGATATCAAAGGCGAACGGGTTCTCGTGGTCTCTTTTGTCGGCCAAATTACCAATACCAATGCGTATGAAATCAATCGGAATATTTCGGTGATCTTTCGGGATGCGGTTTATAATATCATTTTGGAACTAACCAAATTGGAATACATCAATAGCATTGGGGTAGCAACACTCATTGGTATCATCAAAACCGTAGAGAGCAATCATGGTAAAATTCTGATTGGAGGCTTAAATCATTTTTTGGAAAACGTGATCCGGCTCATGGATTTACCTGGCAAAGTGAAAATCCTTAATACAAAAGAGGAAGCAATCTCTAACTGGGTGTAG
- a CDS encoding homoserine dehydrogenase: MKEVRIGLLGAGVVGTSLLQLLDKNREKIQNHYGINLQLTVIATRSPGKLQGKTNVPVTDDVLSVTNRSDIDMIVELMGGTDMAYKAVRSALENGKTVITANKALLSEKGRELYPIAKKTGVELGYEAAVAGSIPIIRTLRDGLASCEFEVICGILNGTTNFILTKMEQESWDYSTALKKAQELGFAEADPTFDVEGIDAGHKISLLASLAFREYIPFTSLSVKGISDLQALDIQSALSLGYRIKLLGISKRSLAGVLTKVHPTLVPLDHPLANVMNESNAVFYKTKEADSGMITGKGAGGMPTASAVLSDIIYYASRLGSKDIAKENNLFPEAKAFPEPNNLVRYYLRFSTVDKPGVLAEISQVLGRHNISIASVQQKESASEPVSVIVVTHAATEGEFQKSLQEIDTMSAIIKQKTVAIRLLEKL; this comes from the coding sequence ATGAAAGAAGTTCGTATTGGTCTATTGGGTGCCGGAGTCGTCGGCACTAGCTTACTCCAACTCTTGGATAAAAACCGAGAAAAAATCCAAAATCATTATGGAATCAACTTACAACTAACGGTCATAGCCACTCGTAGTCCGGGAAAACTCCAAGGTAAAACAAACGTTCCAGTAACAGACGATGTACTGTCTGTTACAAATCGTTCGGATATCGACATGATTGTTGAATTGATGGGCGGGACTGACATGGCCTACAAAGCAGTTCGGTCTGCTTTGGAAAATGGCAAAACTGTCATCACAGCCAATAAGGCGTTGTTATCCGAAAAAGGCAGAGAACTGTATCCGATCGCAAAAAAAACCGGAGTCGAACTCGGATATGAGGCTGCTGTCGCCGGATCCATTCCCATCATCCGTACTTTAAGGGATGGCCTAGCCTCTTGCGAATTTGAAGTCATCTGCGGAATCCTCAATGGAACCACTAATTTCATTCTAACAAAAATGGAGCAGGAATCTTGGGATTATTCCACTGCCTTAAAAAAAGCCCAAGAGTTAGGATTTGCGGAAGCAGATCCCACCTTTGATGTAGAAGGGATTGATGCCGGTCACAAAATCAGTTTGCTGGCAAGTCTTGCTTTCCGTGAGTACATTCCGTTCACCTCTTTATCGGTAAAAGGGATCTCTGACTTACAAGCTTTAGATATTCAATCCGCTTTGTCTCTTGGATACCGAATCAAACTTTTGGGTATCTCTAAACGAAGTTTGGCGGGTGTTCTTACCAAAGTGCATCCCACTCTTGTTCCTCTCGACCATCCTTTAGCAAATGTAATGAATGAATCCAATGCTGTGTTTTATAAAACCAAAGAAGCGGATTCAGGAATGATCACGGGAAAAGGGGCCGGTGGAATGCCGACAGCAAGTGCCGTTCTTTCCGACATCATCTACTATGCCTCGAGACTCGGGAGCAAAGACATTGCTAAAGAAAATAACCTTTTTCCAGAGGCGAAAGCATTTCCAGAACCAAATAATTTGGTCCGTTATTACCTTCGTTTTTCCACAGTGGATAAACCTGGGGTTCTTGCGGAAATTTCTCAAGTCCTCGGTCGTCATAATATTTCAATTGCATCCGTCCAACAAAAGGAGTCTGCTTCCGAGCCTGTGTCGGTGATTGTTGTCACACACGCAGCCACTGAAGGAGAATTTCAAAAATCTCTGCAGGAAATTGATACCATGTCTGCCATCATCAAACAAAAAACTGTGGCCATCCGGCTTCTGGAAAAACTGTAA
- a CDS encoding formylglycine-generating enzyme family protein — translation MKKLLLILFVLGIVMEPLVSQEETSEESPFATTKKKVQLWKGEVVGVYKNRLWIKVRIYRNQRISKLSLNEIKSLFADTKEFPVYQKVTDLKQGVLVVRDTVWEEKHINKKNQFIEVVLVGDYKPDLSSKMKEITTDAYISSYIEEDFFTEPDAFFKGRFTPPRKTVFHPKDRKEMVLVSRGLFLYGQGTDPSADSFNPYFLEPKASNLKEMPSFYIDKFEVTNSEYAYFLKQTNTQSPPHWIGGKYPEGEGDFPVVHLTYREVERYASWVGKRIPTEWEWEKAARGPGVIEFTNRDETLGYQIIATKYPFGDEYDSLYCNTRESKIGKAQSVYELSTEGESPYGAIGMCGNAAEWTSSDYQLYPGHHIKNFSFGKIYKVVRGGSYSDSAKNSTASARSYGGIPNLSEDRRAGFRLVMDYRD, via the coding sequence ATGAAAAAACTACTATTGATTCTATTCGTTTTGGGGATCGTGATGGAACCCCTTGTTTCGCAAGAGGAAACTTCGGAAGAATCGCCCTTTGCGACTACCAAAAAGAAAGTCCAACTCTGGAAAGGGGAAGTGGTTGGTGTTTATAAAAACAGATTATGGATCAAAGTGCGAATTTACCGCAACCAACGAATCTCCAAACTCTCTTTGAATGAAATTAAATCTTTATTTGCTGATACAAAGGAATTTCCGGTGTACCAAAAGGTCACAGATCTCAAACAAGGTGTCCTTGTTGTACGTGACACAGTTTGGGAAGAAAAACACATCAATAAAAAAAATCAATTCATCGAAGTGGTGTTAGTAGGTGATTATAAACCAGATCTCAGTTCAAAAATGAAAGAGATTACAACGGATGCTTATATTTCTAGTTATATCGAGGAAGATTTTTTTACAGAACCTGACGCCTTTTTTAAAGGAAGATTCACTCCTCCCCGAAAAACGGTCTTTCATCCCAAAGACAGAAAAGAGATGGTCCTTGTTTCACGAGGTCTTTTTCTATACGGCCAAGGAACCGATCCCTCTGCAGATAGTTTCAATCCCTACTTTTTAGAACCAAAAGCCTCAAACCTAAAGGAGATGCCTTCCTTTTATATTGATAAATTTGAAGTCACCAATTCCGAGTATGCATACTTTTTAAAACAAACCAATACACAAAGCCCTCCTCATTGGATTGGCGGAAAGTATCCCGAAGGAGAAGGGGATTTCCCTGTGGTTCATCTCACGTATCGTGAAGTGGAACGTTATGCGAGTTGGGTGGGAAAACGAATTCCTACCGAATGGGAATGGGAAAAGGCTGCAAGGGGCCCTGGTGTGATTGAGTTTACCAATCGAGATGAAACCTTGGGATACCAAATCATTGCTACGAAATACCCCTTTGGTGACGAATACGACTCCTTATATTGTAATACAAGAGAATCTAAGATTGGAAAGGCTCAGTCCGTATACGAACTATCCACGGAAGGTGAAAGTCCTTACGGCGCGATAGGAATGTGTGGGAATGCAGCCGAATGGACATCGAGTGATTACCAATTGTATCCTGGGCATCATATCAAAAACTTTTCTTTTGGGAAAATTTACAAAGTGGTTCGTGGGGGATCTTATTCTGATTCGGCAAAGAATTCTACGGCAAGTGCTAGATCTTACGGTGGGATTCCCAACCTATCAGAAGATAGGCGAGCTGGATTTCGTTTGGTGATGGATTATCGAGACTAA